One region of Rubripirellula tenax genomic DNA includes:
- a CDS encoding N-succinylarginine dihydrolase translates to MTLIEIQMDRLVGPTHHFGGLGVGNVASRDHAGQVSNPAAAAIQGLEKMQCVAELSVPQFVLPPHVRPDFAFLRSMGFSGDDASVLARAHDESPWIFSAAMSSSAMWTANAATVTRSSGGQGTRGRTTITVANLYASLHRAIEPSQTVDDLGALFGDTVEILPPLCGGAAMRDEGAANQMRLLGDSMDSDSTERAIDVFVFGDQPPMPNAFWPRQTQASFDAIARRHGLSPSDVCFVKQHPRAIDAGAFHNDVVAMSHRNLLIHHERAFANSTFSMQAIEAKFAQRTASVLNRIEVSESTLSLDDAISTYLFNSQIVSPGNADGPPVILCPVQVQRHPVAKSLVDEWLASGVFSQVVYVDLGQSMAGGGGPACLRLRVPVDESELAWINQRARWTPRLHQSIQQIIRDGYPTSVTLIDLASIDFIRHIGRVRDQIAVQLGREIRS, encoded by the coding sequence ATGACGCTGATCGAAATTCAAATGGACCGGCTGGTCGGTCCGACACACCACTTCGGTGGCCTGGGCGTCGGCAACGTGGCTTCACGGGACCATGCCGGTCAAGTATCCAATCCCGCTGCCGCGGCGATTCAGGGCCTTGAAAAAATGCAGTGCGTGGCAGAGCTGTCGGTGCCACAATTCGTGCTTCCGCCGCACGTTCGTCCCGATTTCGCGTTCTTACGTTCGATGGGGTTTTCCGGCGATGACGCGTCGGTGCTGGCGAGGGCGCACGATGAATCGCCGTGGATCTTTTCTGCCGCAATGAGCTCGTCCGCTATGTGGACTGCGAACGCCGCCACGGTGACCCGATCATCGGGCGGCCAGGGTACACGTGGCCGGACGACGATAACGGTCGCCAATCTGTACGCGAGCTTGCACCGTGCGATCGAACCATCGCAAACGGTTGACGACCTTGGCGCCCTGTTCGGCGATACCGTCGAGATACTCCCACCGCTTTGCGGAGGCGCTGCGATGCGCGACGAAGGCGCGGCAAACCAGATGCGATTGCTTGGCGATTCGATGGACAGTGATTCAACGGAACGCGCGATCGATGTTTTCGTTTTCGGCGATCAGCCTCCGATGCCGAACGCATTCTGGCCGCGGCAAACTCAGGCCTCATTCGATGCGATCGCTCGCCGGCATGGTTTGTCGCCCAGCGATGTTTGTTTCGTCAAACAACATCCTCGCGCGATCGATGCGGGAGCGTTCCACAATGACGTGGTCGCGATGAGCCACCGAAATCTTCTGATTCACCACGAGCGGGCTTTCGCGAACAGCACATTTTCAATGCAAGCCATCGAAGCCAAATTTGCACAGCGGACGGCATCCGTTCTGAATCGGATCGAAGTGTCCGAGTCGACGCTTTCCCTCGACGACGCGATCTCGACCTATCTCTTCAACAGCCAGATCGTCTCACCGGGCAACGCGGACGGACCGCCCGTGATCCTGTGTCCGGTTCAAGTCCAACGGCATCCGGTGGCAAAGTCATTGGTCGACGAATGGCTGGCCAGCGGTGTCTTTTCGCAGGTCGTCTACGTCGATCTTGGCCAAAGCATGGCCGGCGGTGGCGGTCCGGCATGTCTGCGGCTGCGCGTTCCCGTTGATGAATCCGAATTGGCGTGGATCAACCAACGCGCCCGGTGGACGCCCCGGCTTCACCAATCGATCCAGCAAATCATTCGCGACGGTTACCCGACATCGGTGACGCTGATTGACTTGGCGTCGATCGACTTCATCCGCCACATCGGCCGCGTCCGCGACCAGATCGCCGTTCAACTGGGTCGCGAAATCCGATCATAG
- a CDS encoding carbon-nitrogen hydrolase family protein has protein sequence MKLACVQTDVVFADVNANLDRVLRWIDQASEAKAELVIFPECVLCGYSYESRDEAYQQALSIGSPTFATIADACAKYNLRVTLGFLEADGDRLFNSSALIGPSGVIGHYRKIHLPHLGVDRFVDRGDIPYRILAAGEVNVGLAICYDCSFPEPMRILGLEGADVIALGTNWPIGAVRTAEIVPPARSMENHLFFVAANRVGTERGFEFCGRSSICGPDGVVLAASSDDQETMLFADIDPAQARNKRIERTVGKHVIHRMNDRRPEFYDRISRPS, from the coding sequence ATGAAACTCGCCTGCGTCCAGACCGATGTTGTTTTTGCCGATGTCAACGCCAACCTTGATCGTGTCTTGCGATGGATCGATCAAGCGAGCGAGGCGAAGGCCGAGCTGGTGATTTTCCCCGAATGTGTTCTGTGCGGCTATTCGTATGAAAGTCGCGATGAAGCCTATCAGCAGGCCCTGTCGATCGGCAGCCCAACTTTTGCGACCATCGCCGATGCGTGCGCGAAATACAACTTACGCGTGACGCTGGGGTTTCTTGAAGCCGACGGCGATCGATTGTTCAATTCGTCGGCCTTAATCGGCCCCAGCGGCGTGATCGGCCACTACCGCAAAATTCATTTGCCCCATCTCGGTGTCGACCGATTCGTCGATCGAGGAGACATTCCCTACCGAATTCTAGCGGCCGGGGAAGTGAACGTCGGTTTGGCGATTTGCTATGACTGTTCGTTTCCCGAACCGATGCGGATATTGGGGCTCGAGGGTGCCGACGTGATTGCTTTGGGCACGAATTGGCCGATCGGTGCAGTTCGAACCGCCGAGATTGTTCCGCCGGCTCGTAGCATGGAAAACCATCTTTTCTTTGTCGCGGCCAACCGAGTCGGTACCGAACGCGGTTTCGAATTTTGTGGCCGAAGTTCGATCTGCGGACCTGATGGCGTTGTCTTGGCGGCCAGTTCTGACGACCAAGAAACGATGCTGTTTGCCGATATCGACCCGGCCCAAGCCAGGAACAAGCGGATCGAGCGTACGGTTGGAAAGCATGTCATCCATCGCATGAATGATCGTCGGCCCGAGTTCTATGATCGGATTTCGCGACCCAGTTGA
- the sthA gene encoding Si-specific NAD(P)(+) transhydrogenase: MNDSAYDYDLFVIGTGPGGEGAAMQCAKEGMRVGVAEKYRQIGGGCTHWGTIPSKALRFAITSTMTALKNPALREMGVTTTPTLEQLKRGTETIIGRQVTMRQSFYDRNDVPIYRGQARFVDEHSVSIDGDEPIRAKYFVVATGSRPFRPAGVDFNHSRIFDSDTILGMEHKPTSICVYGAGVIGVEYASMFRNLGIKVNLINTRGKLLEFLDDEIIDAISYHLRDQGVVIRHNESVDTIVGDDDGVVLQLKSGKRVKTDILLWANGRSGNTDDLGLEHLEVVANNRGQIQVDEHFQTVVPHIYAVGDVIGVPSLASAAYTQGRAAGMHILGQADGNLRLHDIPTGIYTSPEISSVGKTERELTEACIPYEVGQAQFKSLARAQITDQTVGMLKLLFHRDTLEILGVHCFGANASEIVHIGQAIMVQPAPNNTVKYFVETTFNYPTMAEAYRVAALNGINRLF; the protein is encoded by the coding sequence ATGAACGATTCAGCTTACGACTACGACCTGTTTGTGATTGGCACCGGCCCCGGCGGTGAGGGAGCTGCGATGCAATGTGCCAAAGAAGGCATGCGTGTCGGTGTGGCTGAAAAATACCGCCAAATCGGTGGTGGGTGTACCCACTGGGGAACGATTCCCAGTAAAGCGCTTCGCTTTGCGATCACTTCGACGATGACGGCACTGAAGAATCCCGCGCTTCGGGAAATGGGCGTCACCACAACTCCTACGCTTGAGCAACTCAAGCGGGGAACCGAGACGATCATCGGCCGCCAGGTCACGATGCGACAATCGTTCTACGATCGCAACGACGTTCCAATCTACCGCGGACAGGCCCGATTCGTCGACGAGCATTCGGTGTCGATCGACGGTGACGAACCGATCCGTGCGAAGTACTTCGTGGTCGCGACCGGATCACGCCCGTTCCGCCCGGCAGGAGTTGATTTTAATCATTCTCGCATTTTCGATAGCGACACGATCCTTGGCATGGAACACAAGCCGACGTCGATCTGTGTCTACGGTGCGGGCGTGATCGGTGTTGAATACGCTTCGATGTTTCGCAACTTGGGGATCAAAGTAAATTTGATCAACACGCGAGGCAAGCTGCTGGAATTCTTGGACGACGAAATCATCGACGCGATTTCGTATCACTTGCGAGACCAGGGCGTCGTCATCCGTCACAACGAATCGGTGGACACGATCGTCGGCGATGACGATGGTGTGGTGCTGCAGTTAAAGAGCGGCAAACGCGTGAAGACCGACATCTTATTGTGGGCCAACGGACGCAGTGGCAACACGGACGATCTAGGTCTCGAGCACCTCGAAGTCGTCGCAAACAATCGCGGTCAAATCCAAGTCGACGAACATTTTCAAACTGTCGTGCCTCACATCTATGCGGTCGGTGATGTGATTGGTGTCCCGTCATTGGCAAGCGCCGCTTACACCCAGGGTCGTGCGGCGGGCATGCACATTCTTGGTCAAGCCGACGGCAACTTGCGACTGCATGATATTCCAACTGGCATTTACACCAGTCCCGAGATCAGCAGCGTCGGAAAGACGGAGCGAGAATTAACCGAAGCCTGCATTCCCTACGAAGTCGGCCAGGCCCAATTCAAAAGCCTCGCCCGCGCGCAAATCACCGATCAAACCGTGGGCATGTTGAAACTGCTGTTTCACCGCGACACGCTGGAAATATTGGGGGTCCATTGTTTCGGAGCCAACGCGTCCGAGATCGTACATATCGGACAAGCGATCATGGTTCAGCCGGCGCCCAACAACACCGTGAAGTACTTTGTCGAAACGACATTCAACTATCCAACGATGGCCGAAGCGTATCGCGTCGCGGCGCTGAACGGGATCAACCGACTGTTCTGA
- a CDS encoding DUF1549 domain-containing protein, with amino-acid sequence MKCFLRIRFAAFIFVAIVGASIIANANATEIDFDTEIMPLLSKAGCNAASCHGSAAGQAGFRLSLFGGDPEHDYRTIVRELFGRRVNLAHPNESLIISKPTARLEHGGGDVLDPDGEPANTIASWIAAGCHRLQVRKLDRFQVVPQEFVADAVPATLQLKATAIFDDGLERDVTPQAVFVSQNESALVVDELGVATVTAPGRHTAIVRFAGSVAMVSFTTPIGSDSIVLPETARKNGIDDEINGTLQRLRLTPADTTDDASFLRRLSLDLTGRLPSPTQIERFVGNDEATKRSSMIDELLESNSFVDYWTHLLATQLRLRKPGNDAVAADVFYDWLKERVADDTGWDEIASSLILSEGDSHQPGAATVHRFFATAREEAEYISEVLMGVRLRCANCHNHPLDQWTQDDYHGLAVIFAGLERNQVVRFTGRGTIIHPRTGASALPRIPGDRFLGQDRDNRQEFSQWLTRDDNPYFAKALVGRVWQSLMGRGLVTPVDDLRATNPASHPNLLERLSRHFVDSDFKLRPLIRLICDSDVYQRSSSPLGTGSIDDTRQFYSQANSKPLCAEVLADAIGDVTGVADDYHGVSRAINVVDRASSSESLQFLGQCAPGENCSSPSGSERGIASKLHLMNGELLNAKIIDSDGRLRRMLRDDIATRDLVREFYLRALCRPPSDRELADWVERIDASEVERKHERCEDFLWALLNCHEFTNNH; translated from the coding sequence ATGAAGTGCTTCCTGCGGATTCGCTTTGCCGCCTTCATCTTTGTTGCCATTGTCGGGGCGTCCATCATCGCCAATGCAAACGCTACGGAAATCGACTTTGATACCGAGATCATGCCGCTGCTTTCCAAGGCGGGCTGTAACGCAGCAAGTTGCCATGGCAGTGCAGCAGGACAAGCGGGGTTTCGCTTGTCGTTGTTCGGTGGCGATCCAGAGCATGACTATCGCACGATTGTCCGCGAGCTTTTTGGTCGGCGAGTCAATCTCGCCCACCCCAACGAAAGCCTGATCATCTCGAAACCCACCGCTCGACTGGAACATGGCGGCGGTGATGTCTTGGACCCGGACGGTGAGCCGGCAAACACGATTGCGAGTTGGATTGCGGCCGGTTGCCATCGTTTGCAGGTTCGTAAGTTGGATCGTTTCCAGGTTGTTCCACAGGAGTTTGTTGCTGACGCCGTACCGGCAACACTCCAGCTCAAAGCAACAGCGATCTTCGACGACGGTCTCGAGCGAGACGTGACTCCCCAAGCGGTTTTCGTCAGCCAGAACGAGTCCGCACTGGTCGTCGACGAACTTGGCGTAGCGACCGTCACCGCCCCAGGCCGACACACTGCGATCGTGCGATTCGCAGGTAGCGTAGCGATGGTTTCATTCACCACGCCGATTGGTTCCGATTCGATCGTTTTGCCCGAAACGGCAAGGAAAAACGGGATCGATGATGAGATCAATGGAACGTTGCAGCGATTGCGACTTACGCCCGCAGACACCACGGATGATGCTTCGTTTTTGCGGCGGTTGTCGCTCGATCTAACGGGACGTTTGCCATCGCCGACACAAATCGAAAGATTCGTCGGCAATGACGAGGCCACCAAGCGGTCGTCGATGATCGACGAGCTTCTGGAATCGAATTCATTCGTCGACTATTGGACGCATCTGCTCGCCACGCAACTACGTCTCCGTAAACCCGGCAATGATGCGGTCGCGGCCGATGTATTCTACGACTGGCTCAAAGAGCGGGTCGCCGATGACACTGGCTGGGACGAAATAGCGAGCTCATTGATCCTTTCCGAAGGTGACTCTCATCAGCCTGGCGCCGCAACCGTTCATCGATTTTTTGCGACCGCTCGCGAGGAAGCGGAATACATTAGCGAAGTATTGATGGGCGTTCGGTTGCGATGTGCGAATTGCCACAACCATCCGCTCGACCAATGGACGCAAGACGACTACCACGGGCTGGCGGTGATCTTTGCCGGCCTTGAGCGAAACCAAGTCGTGCGGTTTACGGGACGGGGAACCATCATTCATCCTCGTACCGGAGCGAGTGCGCTGCCCCGGATACCGGGTGACCGGTTCCTGGGACAAGACCGCGACAACCGGCAAGAATTCTCCCAGTGGCTGACCCGCGACGACAACCCGTACTTTGCCAAGGCGTTGGTCGGTCGCGTCTGGCAATCGTTGATGGGACGTGGTTTGGTGACTCCGGTCGATGACCTACGCGCGACGAATCCTGCTTCGCACCCCAATCTGCTGGAACGGCTATCACGCCACTTTGTTGACAGCGATTTCAAACTCCGGCCGTTGATTCGATTGATCTGCGACTCCGACGTGTATCAGCGTTCCTCTTCGCCGCTTGGTACCGGATCGATCGACGACACCCGACAATTCTATTCGCAAGCGAACAGCAAACCGCTTTGCGCCGAAGTGCTGGCCGACGCGATTGGTGACGTGACGGGTGTTGCCGATGACTACCATGGCGTCAGTCGGGCGATCAACGTTGTCGACCGTGCGTCTTCATCAGAGAGCTTGCAATTTCTCGGGCAGTGCGCGCCAGGTGAAAATTGTTCCTCGCCAAGCGGTTCGGAGCGAGGGATCGCATCGAAGCTGCATTTGATGAACGGAGAGTTGCTAAACGCGAAGATCATTGACAGCGATGGGCGGCTGCGGCGGATGCTAAGAGACGACATCGCAACACGCGATCTCGTTCGTGAATTTTACCTGCGAGCGTTGTGTCGCCCACCGTCCGATCGTGAGCTGGCCGATTGGGTCGAACGCATCGATGCCAGCGAAGTCGAACGGAAGCACGAACGGTGCGAGGACTTCCTTTGGGCACTTTTGAATTGCCATGAATTCACGAACAACCACTAG
- a CDS encoding DUF1501 domain-containing protein produces the protein MTQHCVPLGRRDFLQVGGISAWGLGLNASFAQSAKGAAPAKAKSCILIWLDGGPSHLESFDPKPNAPNEVRGPFGAMSTSVPGIQLSELLPRTAATMQHSAIIRSMTSPLGEHNFGTHYLLTGYKPTPALNYPAIGSVVSHLASHRGAIPPHVAVPDLQVGGGKFIASGYLPARVAPFEVGGDPSKPDFRVRDLEPFPGIVDERLERRHAYLHALNSIQDKAESISPADPAFEQAYRLMTSSSGKRAFDLSAESQETRRRYGTKSIGQCCLLARRLVEAGVPFVTVNNRGWDTHDDLVTRLKDGYTGAKQPVGLIPSLDRAYSSLITDLHDRGLLDETLVVVMGEFGRTPKLNTLGGRDHWPRVFSVMLAGGGIPGGQVIGASDDMGESPRDRPVTPADLAATIYKLLGIDPATNLQTADGRPVKVSLHGTPLSELVG, from the coding sequence ATGACACAACATTGCGTCCCGCTTGGGCGACGAGACTTTTTGCAGGTTGGCGGAATTTCGGCTTGGGGACTAGGGCTAAACGCTTCGTTCGCGCAATCCGCGAAGGGTGCCGCGCCGGCCAAGGCCAAGTCTTGCATTTTGATTTGGCTCGACGGAGGACCAAGCCACCTGGAGTCATTTGATCCGAAACCGAACGCGCCCAATGAAGTTCGCGGTCCCTTCGGCGCAATGTCGACGTCGGTTCCCGGAATTCAGCTAAGCGAATTATTGCCGCGAACCGCTGCGACGATGCAGCATTCGGCGATCATCCGCTCGATGACATCGCCGTTGGGTGAGCACAATTTCGGCACGCACTATTTATTGACGGGATACAAGCCAACCCCGGCGCTGAACTATCCGGCGATCGGGTCCGTCGTCTCACATCTGGCTTCCCACCGGGGCGCGATTCCCCCGCACGTAGCGGTCCCCGACCTGCAAGTGGGTGGCGGCAAGTTCATTGCGTCAGGATATCTTCCCGCCCGTGTCGCTCCATTTGAAGTCGGCGGCGATCCATCCAAGCCCGATTTTCGTGTCCGTGACTTAGAGCCTTTTCCCGGAATCGTTGATGAACGGCTGGAACGCCGACACGCGTACTTGCACGCACTCAATAGCATCCAAGACAAGGCAGAGTCGATTTCACCAGCCGACCCTGCGTTTGAACAAGCGTACCGTCTGATGACATCGAGTTCCGGAAAACGTGCGTTCGACTTGTCGGCAGAGTCACAAGAAACTCGTAGGCGCTACGGCACGAAGTCAATCGGACAATGCTGCCTGCTAGCACGTCGATTGGTGGAAGCCGGGGTTCCATTCGTGACCGTCAACAACCGTGGCTGGGATACGCACGACGATTTAGTGACGCGGCTTAAGGACGGATACACCGGCGCGAAGCAGCCCGTCGGACTGATTCCATCGCTTGATCGGGCGTATTCATCGTTGATCACCGACTTACACGATCGCGGCTTGTTGGACGAAACGTTGGTGGTCGTGATGGGCGAGTTTGGTCGCACTCCCAAGTTGAATACGCTCGGTGGTCGTGATCACTGGCCACGCGTGTTCAGCGTGATGCTGGCCGGTGGAGGCATCCCGGGCGGGCAAGTCATTGGGGCCAGCGACGACATGGGGGAAAGCCCGCGAGACCGGCCCGTGACGCCAGCCGACCTGGCCGCAACCATCTACAAGTTGCTCGGGATTGATCCCGCGACCAACTTGCAAACAGCAGACGGCCGCCCGGTAAAAGTGAGTTTGCATGGGACACCGTTGAGCGAGCTCGTTGGATGA
- a CDS encoding WD40 repeat domain-containing protein has protein sequence MNDWHLNRSKRWRLLVAITFWMIVSFSAYPHCAAQPPVTALAFAPSGDRIVSGSQGGVSIREWPSLMNAEDHVVDIGKIQDLQFSPDGTRLLIVGGKPSEVGEWRIVTWPNLTTIASSTAHDDVIHSAIWLSENEFVTAAADNEVIQWQVGASQSADGRADVVRRLSGHTRRVLSVESLDNGRLLVSAGVDQSLRVWSDEKDLTTPLRILDNHTDIVRDLARRPGEHSIAYLASASADKTVRLWQPSIGRLVRFARLPVEPLCIAWTTDGNHIGVGCIDGNLRIVNATSVKVEQTLPAIAGWAYTILASPDGSFAVGGSEGTLVRVRPSSPLSP, from the coding sequence ATGAACGATTGGCATCTCAATCGGTCGAAGCGATGGCGGTTGCTAGTCGCGATCACATTCTGGATGATCGTGTCATTTTCGGCGTATCCCCATTGCGCTGCACAACCTCCCGTCACCGCGCTCGCGTTCGCGCCGTCCGGTGATCGAATCGTTTCCGGATCGCAAGGTGGAGTTTCGATTCGCGAATGGCCATCACTCATGAACGCTGAAGATCACGTCGTTGATATCGGAAAGATTCAAGACCTACAGTTTTCGCCAGACGGAACGCGATTGTTGATCGTGGGTGGAAAACCGAGCGAGGTTGGCGAGTGGCGGATCGTGACGTGGCCAAACCTAACAACCATCGCATCAAGCACGGCGCATGACGATGTGATTCACTCAGCGATCTGGCTATCCGAAAATGAATTCGTAACTGCTGCAGCCGACAACGAGGTGATCCAGTGGCAGGTAGGCGCTAGCCAGTCCGCGGATGGTCGTGCCGATGTCGTCCGCCGTCTGAGCGGCCATACACGACGCGTGCTCAGCGTTGAATCCCTTGATAACGGTCGACTGCTGGTCTCAGCCGGTGTCGACCAGAGTCTGCGCGTATGGAGCGACGAAAAAGATTTGACAACACCTTTAAGAATTCTAGACAACCACACCGACATCGTGCGGGACCTTGCAAGGCGACCCGGCGAACACTCGATTGCTTACCTCGCATCGGCAAGTGCAGACAAGACAGTTCGACTCTGGCAACCTTCGATTGGTCGACTTGTGCGATTCGCACGTCTGCCGGTCGAACCGCTATGCATTGCCTGGACGACCGACGGCAATCACATCGGCGTCGGCTGCATTGACGGCAATTTGCGAATCGTCAATGCAACATCCGTCAAAGTCGAACAAACGCTGCCCGCAATCGCTGGCTGGGCCTACACCATTCTCGCGTCCCCAGACGGGAGCTTCGCAGTCGGTGGTTCGGAAGGAACGTTGGTGCGAGTAAGACCAAGCTCGCCGCTGTCGCCATGA
- a CDS encoding SpoVR family protein: MTDSNLIYHGSEWDFNTLGRVYDAVESIAIGELGLDVYPNQIEVITSEQMLDAYASVGMPMMYSHWSFGKHFAREELLYRKGATALAYELVINSNPCVSYVMEENTVTMQTLVIAHAAFGHNHFFKNNHLFRQWTRADRVLDDLAYAKQFVAKCEESHGLHAVESVLDAAHALMGCGISRYAPKRSARASDGEAKAEARRSHAEATYNDLYRTLPARPSTASPDAGRVEADHNALRLPQENVLMFLAEHAPKLMEWQRELLRIVHRSAQYFYPQRQTKMMNEGCATFVHYQIMNRLYDTHQIDDGSMLEFLHSHSSVVRQLNFDDRRYSGLNPYAIGFAMMQDIQRICEQPDKEDRDWFPEIAGNGDAMGTLKQAWAEYRDESFVLQFLSPRLIRQMHLFTVGDRGDSSFMSVDAIHDESGYRDIRRCLASQYDSSKNDPDIEVTEADLSGSRRLVLTHRVRGRRVLAKDECNRVLCHVANLWGYRVRLVETDAETGATLNEYDVVAIP, encoded by the coding sequence ATGACTGACTCGAACCTGATCTACCACGGCAGCGAATGGGACTTCAACACGCTCGGTCGGGTATACGACGCAGTCGAATCGATCGCGATCGGTGAACTTGGACTGGATGTGTATCCGAACCAGATCGAAGTGATCACGAGCGAACAGATGCTCGATGCCTATGCGTCGGTGGGCATGCCGATGATGTATTCCCACTGGTCGTTCGGAAAACACTTTGCCCGTGAAGAGTTGCTGTATCGAAAAGGCGCAACGGCGTTGGCATACGAATTGGTGATCAACTCGAATCCATGCGTGTCTTACGTGATGGAAGAAAACACGGTCACGATGCAGACGCTTGTCATCGCGCACGCTGCGTTCGGGCACAACCACTTCTTCAAGAACAACCATCTCTTTCGCCAATGGACGCGGGCGGACCGAGTCCTCGACGACTTGGCCTATGCCAAACAGTTTGTCGCAAAGTGCGAGGAATCGCATGGTCTGCATGCGGTCGAGAGTGTTTTGGACGCTGCACACGCCTTGATGGGCTGTGGAATCAGCCGCTATGCGCCCAAACGATCGGCTCGCGCGAGCGATGGCGAAGCGAAGGCGGAAGCGAGACGCTCGCACGCCGAAGCAACCTACAACGACCTCTATCGAACCTTGCCAGCCCGGCCAAGCACGGCCTCGCCGGACGCGGGTCGGGTCGAAGCAGACCATAATGCGCTGCGTTTGCCGCAAGAGAACGTGTTGATGTTTTTGGCCGAGCACGCACCAAAGCTGATGGAGTGGCAGCGAGAGTTGTTGCGGATCGTTCACCGGTCGGCACAGTATTTCTACCCGCAACGTCAAACCAAGATGATGAACGAGGGATGTGCGACGTTCGTTCACTACCAGATCATGAATCGGCTATACGACACGCACCAAATCGATGATGGTTCGATGCTGGAATTCCTGCACTCGCATTCGTCGGTTGTTCGCCAACTGAATTTCGATGACCGGCGATACAGCGGATTGAATCCCTATGCGATTGGGTTCGCGATGATGCAAGACATTCAACGCATCTGTGAGCAACCGGATAAGGAAGACCGCGATTGGTTCCCCGAGATTGCGGGCAATGGCGATGCGATGGGAACACTGAAGCAAGCCTGGGCCGAATACCGTGACGAGAGCTTCGTTTTGCAATTTTTGAGCCCTCGATTGATTCGTCAAATGCATCTGTTCACGGTCGGCGATCGTGGAGATTCAAGTTTTATGTCCGTCGATGCGATCCATGACGAATCGGGCTATCGCGACATCCGACGTTGCCTTGCAAGCCAGTACGATTCGTCGAAAAATGATCCCGACATCGAGGTCACCGAAGCCGATTTGTCAGGAAGTCGTCGCTTGGTCCTAACCCATCGTGTTCGCGGGCGACGAGTGTTGGCGAAGGACGAATGCAATCGAGTCCTGTGTCATGTCGCAAACCTATGGGGCTACCGCGTTCGATTGGTCGAAACGGACGCCGAAACCGGTGCGACCCTGAATGAGTACGATGTGGTTGCGATACCCTAA
- a CDS encoding YeaH/YhbH family protein: MHVIDRRQNPKSKSLGNRGRFVRRVKSHIRKAVGEAIRNRKVADLDSSEKVSVSSSDVSEPNFHFQPGTGDREFVLPGNQSYQRGDRIRKPRSGAGGIGASGSADGEGEDSFVFMLSREEFLELFFEDLELPNLAKKKLKSLASSVRTRAGFASDGAPQRLNLKQTMRRSLSRRIALRRPKQIELQSLLDQIEQARTDQNEAEIQRLADEIELMKRRMRSVAYLDTVDLRYNRFDVTPKPTTQAVMFCLMDTSASMTEDLKELAKRFYMLLHLFLVRHYQAVELVFIRHTYTASEVDEDTFFHGRETGGTIVSSALEEMATIVKNRYPVADWNIYAAQASDGHNFDHDMPRTLTLLEKTILPICQYYAYIEVNGEVTSGESLLWDEYSSLVDRYPHFARAQVSEPSAIYPVFRKLFAAT, translated from the coding sequence ATGCACGTCATCGATCGTCGACAGAATCCGAAATCAAAGAGTCTTGGAAATCGCGGACGCTTCGTTCGACGAGTCAAGTCACACATCCGCAAGGCCGTCGGTGAAGCGATCCGCAATCGAAAGGTCGCCGATTTGGATAGTAGCGAGAAGGTATCGGTCAGTTCGAGCGATGTCAGCGAGCCCAACTTCCACTTCCAGCCTGGCACCGGCGACCGCGAGTTTGTGTTACCCGGTAACCAAAGCTACCAACGGGGTGACCGAATTCGAAAACCGCGATCCGGTGCCGGTGGGATTGGAGCATCGGGAAGTGCCGATGGCGAGGGCGAGGATTCGTTCGTTTTCATGTTGTCGCGAGAAGAGTTTCTGGAGCTGTTTTTCGAAGATCTCGAACTGCCGAACCTGGCCAAGAAAAAGCTGAAGTCGTTAGCATCATCGGTGCGAACACGGGCCGGGTTTGCCAGCGACGGGGCACCCCAGCGTTTGAATTTGAAGCAAACGATGCGACGATCGTTGTCGCGACGCATCGCCCTGCGGCGGCCCAAGCAAATCGAGTTGCAATCGCTGCTCGATCAGATCGAGCAGGCACGAACGGATCAGAATGAAGCCGAAATTCAGCGGCTGGCCGACGAGATTGAGTTGATGAAGCGACGGATGCGAAGCGTTGCGTATCTGGACACCGTTGATCTGCGTTACAACCGCTTCGACGTCACGCCCAAGCCAACCACCCAGGCGGTGATGTTTTGCTTGATGGACACATCGGCATCGATGACAGAGGATTTGAAGGAGTTGGCGAAACGCTTCTATATGCTCTTGCACCTCTTTTTGGTGCGTCACTACCAAGCCGTCGAGTTGGTGTTCATTCGCCACACCTATACCGCGTCGGAAGTTGACGAGGATACGTTCTTCCACGGACGCGAAACGGGCGGAACCATCGTCTCGTCGGCGTTGGAGGAAATGGCGACGATCGTTAAAAACCGATATCCGGTCGCCGACTGGAATATCTACGCGGCGCAAGCCTCGGACGGTCACAATTTCGATCACGATATGCCCCGAACTCTGACGCTCTTAGAAAAAACAATTCTTCCCATTTGCCAATACTACGCTTACATCGAAGTCAACGGCGAAGTGACCAGTGGTGAGAGCTTACTTTGGGACGAGTATTCGTCGTTGGTGGATCGTTACCCACATTTCGCGCGTGCCCAAGTCAGCGAACCTTCCGCGATCTATCCCGTGTTCCGCAAGCTTTTTGCCGCTACATAG